The genomic segment TTACCGAGGACGGGATGTTTATGCTGGAGCAGGTGCATTGTCTGGGGGCCTGCAGCTTGGCGCCGGTCATGTCCATTGACGGCCAGGTTTACGGGCACATGACGCCGGAAAAGGCAGTGGAAATTCTGGACAGCTTCTATATTCTGGAGGGGGATGAGGTGCATGACACAGAAGCTCAGCTCGTTTGAGGCCTTGCGGGCCTACCGCAGCGACCAGCAGGCGGCCTACAATTGTGGTGAGGACCGGCCCGAATTGCGGGTGGCCATGGCCACTTGTGCCATTGCGACCGGGGCTCAGGAGACCTATGAGGCCTTGGAGAAGGCCTTGGCTGCTGAAGACTTGCCGGAGGTCCAGCTGAAAAAAACCGGTTGTATCGGTTATTGTTTTGCAGAACCGACGGTAGAGGTGTGTATGCCCGGCGAACCGCCGGTGCTTTACGGCCCGGTGGATGAGGCGTTGGCCTTTGACATTGTGCGCAAGCACATTAAGGGCGGCCAGCTTCTAAGTGAGGTCCAGGTCCCCATCTGTCATGAGAACGTAAAGGAGGGGTTTTGATGACGGAAGCAGTCAAGCCGAAAGCGGAGCAGGTGCGGATTGCCTTGCGCAATTGCGGGGTCATCGACCCGTCTGATATTAACGATGCCTTGGCCCATGGTGCTTATGCGGCGCTGGCCAAGGCGCTGGAGACCATGACGCCAACAGATGTGGTGGCGGAAATTAAGGCTTCCGGTTTGCGCGGCCGCGGTGGCGCCGGCTTCCCGACAGGGATGAAGTGGCAAATTGCCGCCGGCGTGCCGGGTGAGAAAAAATACGTGGTCTGCAATGCCGATGAAGGGGACCCGGGGGCCTTTATGGACCGGTCCATTTTAGAGGGCGACCCTCACTCGGTTCTGGAAGCCATGGCCCTCTGTGGCTATGCCATCGGTGCCGATGAAGGCCGGATCTATATCCGGGCCGAATATCCCCTGGCGGTGAGGAGTCTGGAGCACGCCATTCGTCAAGCGGAGGACCTGGGCCTGCTGGGTGACGGCATTTTAGGCACGAATTTTAACTTTAATATTAAGCTGACCCTGGGTGCCGGGGCCTTTGTTTGCGGTGAAGAAACAGCCCTCCTGCATTCCATGGAAGGCCGCCGGGGTGAACCGACGGTCAGACCGCCCTATCCGGCAGAAGCCGGCTACCAGGGCAAGCCGACCAATGTGAACAATGTGGAAACCCTGGCGAATATTCCGGCCATCATCAACAAGGGGGCCGAATGGTTTCGCAGCATCGGGACCGAAGGGTCACCGGGGACGAAGGTCTTTGCCCTGGCCGGTAAAATCAACAACGTTGGCCTGGTGGAGATTCCCATGGGCTTGACCCTGCGGCAAATCATTTACGATATTGGTGGCGGCATTAAAGACGACAAACGGTTTAAGGCGGTGCAAACCGGCGGACCCTCCGGCGGCTGCATTGCGGAAAAATACCTGGACATGCCCATTGATTACGACAACCTGGTTGCTATCGGTTCCATGATGGGGTCCGGCGGGATGATCATTATGGACGAGGACGACTGCATGGTGTCCATCGCCAAGTACTACCTGGGCTTTTCCGAAGGGGAAAGCTGTGGCAAGTGTACCCCTTGCCGGATCGGCACGCGGCGGATTTCCGAGCTGCTCAAGCTGATCACCGACGGCCGCGGCACCATGGCGCATATTGATGAAATTAAGCGGATCGGGCAAGTGATGAAAGACGCTGCCCTTTGTGCCCTGGGGCAGAGTGCGCCCAACCCGGTGCTCTCAACGATGGAAAATTTCTGGGACGAATACCTGGCCCATGTGGAGGATAAGCGGTGTCCGGCCGGGGTTTGCCGGAAGATGACCCGGTATGTGATCAATGAAAAGCGCTGCGTCGGCTGCTCGGTCTGTGCCAAGAACTGCCCGGCAGAGGCCATTGAAGGGGAATTGCGGAGTCCCTTTACCATCCGGCAGGATAAGTGTATCCGCTGCGGGACTTGTATTGAAAAATGTAATTTCGGCGCTATTTCCATTCAATAAAGGCAAAAGGAGTGATGAGGATGCAAGAGGTGAATTTAACCATCAACGGCCGGGCGGTGACCGTGCCCAAGGGGACGACCATTCTGGATGCGGCCAAAACGCTGGGCATCGATATTCCCACCTTGTGCCATATGGACTTGCACAACACCCGGATGCACAGCTCTAAGGCGACCTGTCGGGTGTGCGTGGTGGAAGTTGAAGGAAAGAAAAATTTACAGCCGGCCTGTGTGACCCTGGTCAGCGAAGGGATGAAGGTGGTCACCAACTCAGACCGGGTTTTGACAACGCGGAAAACCATTGTGGAACTGTTGATTTCCGACCACCCGCGAACCTGTCTGAGCTGCGCCAAGTCAGGGGATTGTGAATTGCAGGCCCTGGCCATTCGGTTCGGTATTGATAACGTGAACATTACCGGGAAGAGCCAGTCCCTTTTTGACAAAGATGAAACCCGGTCCCTGGTCCGGGATATGAACAAGTGCGTGCGTTGCCGGCGGTGTGAAACCATGTGCAACGAGGTCCAGCAGGTGGGCGCCCTTTCCATGAGCGGGCGCGGGTTTAACGCGGTGGTCAATACGGCCTTCGGGGCACCGAGCATGGAGACGGTCTGCACCCATTGTGGCCAATGTGCCGCCGTTTGTCCGACCGGGGCCATTACCGAAAAAGACGCCACCTGGGATGTGATCGCCGCCTTAAATGACCCGGACAAGACGGTGATCGTGCAAACGGCGCCCTCTGTACGGGTGGCCATTGGTGAAGCCTTCGGGATGGCGCCCGGGTCAGTGGCCACCGGTAAGCTGGTGACGGCGCTGCGGGAAGTGGGCTTTGACTATGTATTCGATACGGATTTTGCGGCAGACTTGACCATTATGGAAGAGGGGACCGAGCTCTTGGCCCGGCTCAACCGCTACCTGGCCGGTGAAAAAGAGGCCCTGCCCATTTTAACCAGCTGCTGCCCGGCCTGGGTCAATTTCTTTGAAAGCCAGTACCCGGACCTGCTCCAGGTGCCTTCATCGGCCAAGAGCCCCCAGCAAATGTTCGGCGCCATCGCCAAGACCTATTTTGCAGAAAAAATCGGGGTGCGCCGGGAAGATTTGGTGCTGGTATCGGTCATGCCCTGCCTGGCGAAAAAAATGGAGGCCGGGCGGGCAGAATTTTCCGTTGACGGCAATCCGGACGTGGACCTTGTTTTATCCACGCGGGAATTGGCCCGGCTTATTCAGCGGAAAGACATCAACTTGGCGGATTTGCCGGATGACGGTTTTGACAATCCGCTGGGTGAATCCACCGGTGCCGGGGTTATTTTCGGGTCCACCGGCGGGGTCATTGAAGCGGCGGTGCGGACGGCCTATGAACTCCACACCGGCAAGACCTGTCCCTCTGTGGACTTTACCGCCCTGCGCGGTTTTGAAGGGGTTCGGATTGCAGAGATTGATGTGGACGGCTTGCCGCTTAAGATTGCGGTGGCGCACGGCTTGGGCAATGCGCGCGGCTTGCTGGATGAAATCCGGGCAGGCAATCCGCGCGGCATCCACGCCATTGAAGTGATGGCCTGTCCGGGCGGCTGCATCGGCGGCGCCGGACAGCCCTACCACCATGGCGATCAGAATGTGATCTTGGCGCGGCAAAAGGCCATCTATGAGATTGACCGGAACATGCCCTTGCGCAAGTCCCATGAGAACCCGTCTGTATTGGCCTTGTACCGTGACTTCCTCGGTGAGCCGGCAAGCGAGCTGGCCCATGCCCTCTTGCACACCGCCTACCAGGCCCAAGATAAATATTAAAATGTTTCCGGCGGACAGGCTGCCCAGCGGCTTGCCCGCCTATTTCTTTCGTGGTTGACAGTATTCAGAAAACTGCATAAGATGGTTAAAAGCAATAGGGGAACGGAGGGATACCATGAAAGAGGTTTTACGGGTTTGTATGGGCAGCGCCTGCCACGTTAAGGGGGCCCCGGCGGTGGTTCGGACCCTGAAGCAGGCCCTGAAGGACGCCCAGCTGACCGATAGGGTCGAACTGGCCGGCCGCTTTTGCGCAGACGAATGCGACCGGGGTGTCGTTGTAGAACTGCCGGACGGCGAGAAGCTCTATGAAGTAGGGCCGGCAGATGTTGCCATGATTATTGAACGATTGACCCAGCAGGGGGGATAGAGGTGCGGGATTTTCCAATTGTCACCAAAGAAAATGCAAATTGTTTAGACTGTTACCGGTGTTTGCGCAAATGTGCCATGGATGCCATTGATTTTTCAACCGGCCGTGCGCGCATTATTCAAAACAAGTGTGTCCTGTGCGGCGAATGTGTCACCGAGTGCCCACAGCGGACCAAACAGATTATTACAGATATGCCGCGCGTGGTGGAGGCCTTAGCGGCGGGCAAACGCCTGGTGCTCTCCTTAGGGGGCATGATGGTGACCTACTTTGAATGCTCCGAACCGGAGGCTGTGATTCAAAAGGCCTACCAAATTGGCTTTGAAAAGGCAGAAGCGAGCGATACCCTTGAGCCTCATGCGCTGAGGGCCATTGCTGAAACCATCCGCGGGTCGGAGCAAAAGTTGTGGATTTCTTCCCACTGCCCGACGGTGGTGAACTTGATTGAGCAGCACTATGCCCATCTCTTGCCCAACCTGCTGCCCTTTCCATCGCTGGCAAAAATGCACGCAGAAGTCCTGCGGGCTGAAAACCCCGGCTGTGAAGTGGTCTATGTCACCGCCTGCCCGGGAGAATTTTACAACCGGGAGACCCTAGCGGCGGTGGACTACATCATCACCTTTCAAGACCTGTCTCAGTTGCTGAGGTATACGCCCCAGGTGCGGACAGAGGTCCCGGATGGCCCTCCGGCCCCCTACCGAGGCGGCTATGCCTTTACCGTTGTGGGCAATATGGCCACCGAGCTTTTAAAGGCCGGCGTTTTACGGCCGGGGCATACCGAGTGGTTTTCCGGGCTGAAAAGCTGTCTTAATATTTTAGACGGCTTGGACCCGAACAACCTGCCGGATGTGCAGTTTTTAGAGCTGATGAGCTGCCAGTCCGGCTGTGTGAGCGGCCTGCACATGCGCCAGAAAGGCAGCATCATGGACCGCTGCCTCTGCCTGGAGCGGTATTATCATGCCCGGGAAACCTGGCCGATCCGGCCCTATACCGGCCCTGTGGGACAGGTGACCTACCTTGACCGGACCTACTACCCGCCCAAGGCAGATCCGTCGGATGTAGCGGAAGAGATGCAGCGCTTCTTTGACCAGGAAGGGGCCAAGATTTTAAACTGCGGCGCCTGTGGCTACGATTCTTGCTATGAAAAAAGCGCTGCGGTGGTCCGCGGTGAAGCAGACCGGCAAATGTGCCTGAGCTATATGAAGGCCAAGGCGGAAAGTTTTGCCAATGCCATTGTCAACAGCAGCGACAGCGGCATTCTCGTTTTTGACGAGTCCCTGAAAATTTTGCAGACCAACCCCAGGCTGCTGAAAATTTTTAACAGCTACAAGTTAAAGGAAGGGGACCTGCTCAGCGACCATATGGCAACGGACGCCTTCCGTCGCGTCATTGAAACAGGCCAGGTCCTGCGCGACCAGCTCCACCATTATGAAGACATTCACCTGTGGACACGGGAGACCATCCAGCCCATGGAAGGGGCGCCGGGGCATTACCTGGCCCTTTTCGCCAACGTGACAGGCCAAGTGGCCCAGCGGCAGGAACTGGAAGCGGTCAAGGGGCAGTTGCTTGAGAAGGCCAATGAAGTCATCAACGATCAAATGCGGGTGGCCCAGGAAATCGCCAGCCTGCTGGGCGAAACCACCTCACAAACAAAAATTACCCTGCTGAAGCTCGTCCGTGAATTTGAGCGGGAAAAGGAGTTGAGTTGAGGTGGGCTTAATCGGTGAAGTGGGCATCGCCCAAATCAATAAAAACGGTGAAGAACTTTGCGGCGATGTGGTGGACATCATCCGCAGCAGCGATGATACGGTGGTGGTGCTTTCAGACGGCCTGGGCAGTGGGGTCAAGGCGAATATTTTGGCCAACCTGACGGCCAAGATTGCCTCTCAGATGATTTTCCAGGACATTCCCGTAGAAGATGTGGTCAATACCCTGGTGGCCACCCTGCCCACCTGTAAGACGCGGGGGATTGCCTATTCCACTTTTTCCATTTTACGCTTGTACACCAACGGCATCGTCTACCTGGTTGATTTTGACGGCTGCCCCATGGTGCGGATCAACGATGACGGCCTGGAGCTTGTCGCCACCAGCCCCACCGATATGGGTGGTCGCACCATCAATGAAGCCAGCTTCCGGATGAATGCCGGCGAAACCCTCATCATCGTTTCAGACGGGGTGACCCAGGCCGGGTTGGGAGACCTCTTTCCCCTGGGACTCGGCGCCGAGGGGCTGATTGATACCCTGGAGCGGTATGTGGACTTAGAGGACAGCGTCCAGACCATTGCCAACCGGGTGGTGAATATTTGTAAAAGCTATTATCAGGGGGAGCCGGGGGACGATACCACCTGCGTGGTCATGCGGTTGAAAGAAGAAAGCCGGGCGGTCTTAATGACCGGCCCGCCGGCCTCCCCCTCTGACGATGCCCG from the Peptococcus niger genome contains:
- a CDS encoding NADH-dependent [FeFe] hydrogenase, group A6, yielding MQEVNLTINGRAVTVPKGTTILDAAKTLGIDIPTLCHMDLHNTRMHSSKATCRVCVVEVEGKKNLQPACVTLVSEGMKVVTNSDRVLTTRKTIVELLISDHPRTCLSCAKSGDCELQALAIRFGIDNVNITGKSQSLFDKDETRSLVRDMNKCVRCRRCETMCNEVQQVGALSMSGRGFNAVVNTAFGAPSMETVCTHCGQCAAVCPTGAITEKDATWDVIAALNDPDKTVIVQTAPSVRVAIGEAFGMAPGSVATGKLVTALREVGFDYVFDTDFAADLTIMEEGTELLARLNRYLAGEKEALPILTSCCPAWVNFFESQYPDLLQVPSSAKSPQQMFGAIAKTYFAEKIGVRREDLVLVSVMPCLAKKMEAGRAEFSVDGNPDVDLVLSTRELARLIQRKDINLADLPDDGFDNPLGESTGAGVIFGSTGGVIEAAVRTAYELHTGKTCPSVDFTALRGFEGVRIAEIDVDGLPLKIAVAHGLGNARGLLDEIRAGNPRGIHAIEVMACPGGCIGGAGQPYHHGDQNVILARQKAIYEIDRNMPLRKSHENPSVLALYRDFLGEPASELAHALLHTAYQAQDKY
- a CDS encoding (2Fe-2S) ferredoxin domain-containing protein, coding for MKEVLRVCMGSACHVKGAPAVVRTLKQALKDAQLTDRVELAGRFCADECDRGVVVELPDGEKLYEVGPADVAMIIERLTQQGG
- a CDS encoding [Fe-Fe] hydrogenase large subunit C-terminal domain-containing protein, with the protein product MRDFPIVTKENANCLDCYRCLRKCAMDAIDFSTGRARIIQNKCVLCGECVTECPQRTKQIITDMPRVVEALAAGKRLVLSLGGMMVTYFECSEPEAVIQKAYQIGFEKAEASDTLEPHALRAIAETIRGSEQKLWISSHCPTVVNLIEQHYAHLLPNLLPFPSLAKMHAEVLRAENPGCEVVYVTACPGEFYNRETLAAVDYIITFQDLSQLLRYTPQVRTEVPDGPPAPYRGGYAFTVVGNMATELLKAGVLRPGHTEWFSGLKSCLNILDGLDPNNLPDVQFLELMSCQSGCVSGLHMRQKGSIMDRCLCLERYYHARETWPIRPYTGPVGQVTYLDRTYYPPKADPSDVAEEMQRFFDQEGAKILNCGACGYDSCYEKSAAVVRGEADRQMCLSYMKAKAESFANAIVNSSDSGILVFDESLKILQTNPRLLKIFNSYKLKEGDLLSDHMATDAFRRVIETGQVLRDQLHHYEDIHLWTRETIQPMEGAPGHYLALFANVTGQVAQRQELEAVKGQLLEKANEVINDQMRVAQEIASLLGETTSQTKITLLKLVREFEREKELS
- a CDS encoding SpoIIE family protein phosphatase; this encodes MGLIGEVGIAQINKNGEELCGDVVDIIRSSDDTVVVLSDGLGSGVKANILANLTAKIASQMIFQDIPVEDVVNTLVATLPTCKTRGIAYSTFSILRLYTNGIVYLVDFDGCPMVRINDDGLELVATSPTDMGGRTINEASFRMNAGETLIIVSDGVTQAGLGDLFPLGLGAEGLIDTLERYVDLEDSVQTIANRVVNICKSYYQGEPGDDTTCVVMRLKEESRAVLMTGPPASPSDDARMVRRFLSADGIHIIAGGTTAQIFCREAGRDLHSDFTYVSDTIPPISRIAGVDLTTEGVITLSEVRRLLETHELPAAEDGASLMLQYLLDADRITVLQGCAENPAMKEGQVVSLDLRDVVVEKLVKALRGMGKIVEVEQF